A stretch of the Capsicum annuum cultivar UCD-10X-F1 chromosome 10, UCD10Xv1.1, whole genome shotgun sequence genome encodes the following:
- the LOC107845153 gene encoding protein MIZU-KUSSEI 1, with the protein MKQYDQQIFPSTLPRTSSCNSSNKLIIPSNYLNNSIIHQHSFEDNFSYNSLVHRKNCDGVKVNFNFLKYLLKFISFHVMVPSCMSFNIPTHPNSCRKVTGTLFGHRKGHVSFAIQDNSTSSEPIFLIEFAITTSILVKDMSSGLVRIALECEKMPRGSRPVRLLMEPKWDMYCNGRKYGHALSRACTDSDRHVLHTVRNVSVGAGVIPMVGDGRKGGYSKGELMFMRANFERIVGNRNSEAFYMMNIDGNGGPELSIFLLRT; encoded by the coding sequence ATGAAACAATATGATCAACAAATATTTCCAAGTACCCTTCCAAGAACAAGTAGTTGCAATAGCTCCAACAAACTTATTATTCCATCAAATTACCTAAATAATTCCATCATTCATCAACATTCCTTTGAGGATAATTTCTCATATAATTCTCTTGTTCATCGAAAAAATTGCGATGGAGTCAAAGTCAACTTTAATTTTCTCAAGTATCTTCTAAAATTTATTTCCTTCCACGTCATGGTTCCATCATGCATGTCGTTTAATATCCCTACGCATCCAAATTCATGCCGGAAAGTCACTGGAACTTTATTTGGTCATCGCAAAGGCCACGTCAGCTTCGCCATTCAAGATAATTCCACATCATCGGAGCCAATTTTTCTAATCGAATTTGCCATCACAACGTCTATTTTAGTCAAAGACATGTCATCGGGCCTAGTCCGAATCGCATTGGAATGCGAGAAAATGCCACGTGGCAGCAGGCCAGTTAGGCTCCTTATGGAACCTAAGTGGGACATGTATTGTAATGGAAGGAAGTACGGGCACGCGCTTTCACGCGCGTGTACAGACTCTGACAGACACGTTCTGCATACTGTGCGGAATGTCTCAGTCGGGGCAGGAGTGATACCCATGGTGGGCGATGGACGAAAGGGCGGCTATTCGAAAGGTGAATTAATGTTTATGAGGGCTAATTTTGAACGAATCGTAGGGAATCGTAACTCAGAAGCTTTttatatgatgaatattgatggaAATGGAGGACCAGAGCTTAGTATTTTTCTACTTAggacttga